From the genome of Pirellulales bacterium:
ACGTTCCAAATCACCGGCACCGGCAGCACCTACACCGGCGGCACGACGATCAACAGTGGCGGAACGGTGCGGCTCGGTGATGGCTTGGCCAATCTCGGCGCCCTGCCCGGCGCGATCGCGAACAACGGTTCCTTGATCGTTGCGAACTACGCAGCCCAAACCATCAGCAATCCCATTGGAGGAACGGGCTCGGTGACGCTCGCCGGCCCGGGCGTTGCGACCTTGCTGGTTTCCAGCACCTCCAACACGGGCAGCCTCTACACCGGCCAAACGATCGTCAACGCGAACATCACGGCCAGCGCAGGGGCCGCTATCGGCACCGGCAGCCTCAATCTGGCCGCCGGTTCGACGCTCAATGTCAACACCGTCAATACGGGCCTTTCGAGCATGTATTGGAGCGGCAACGGCAACAACTATCAGTCGTCGATCTTCGGCGAGCAACTCGGTGCTTCGGCGATGGGCAAGCCGGCGATTGCCCCGCTCACTTCAACCTTGGATTTCGATTCCGGTTCGACAAGCAACACGGGAACGAGCTTTCCCGCGCCCTTTACCACGGTCGATGGCGCCGAGGCCGACAATTTCAATGGCTACTACAGCGGCATCATCAACGTCGCCACCGCCGGCAGCTACACGTTCAAGCCGCTGAGCGACGACCAAAGCACGGTCTTCATCGACGGCGTGGAAATCGCCACCAACGCCTACAACACCACCAACAGCGGCTCGATCACGCTCGCTGCCGGTCCGCATCAGATCGTCGTCGGTTATCAGCAAGGGGGGGGCGGCGACGGCTTGAATGTGCAAATGTCGCTTCCCGGTTCGCCGACCACGTTTGCCGATATCAACACCAGCAATTCCTCGGCCTACACGATTTCTCCCGACCTCGTGGTCGGCTCGCTGCAAGGCTCCGGCAACCTCGCGCTTACCACCGGCGGATTAATCACCGGACTGGATGGCACGAGCCAGACCTTCTCCGGCGTGATTTCCGGCATCGGCGGGCTCACGAAATTCGGCGCCGGAACGCAAATCATCAACAGCACCAGCACCTACACGGGCACTACCTCCGTCGCCGCTGGCACGTTGCAGTTCAACGGCCCGATCGCCAGCACGATGATCTACAACAACGGCACGCTGATTTTCAACAACAGCACGCCGTTCACCTACACCGGAACGATCAACCAGTTCGAAAGCCTCACCTCAGGCAGTCCGGTTTATAGCATCGACACCGTCGGGAGCCTGAATGTAAACGGTACGGTGGCCTTCGCCAATGCGTCGGCGAATCCGATCAGCACCTCGAATGTGCGTCTTGCCACCAATGCCACCGGGGTGGTCTATATTAGCCCGACCACGACCGGCACGATCACGGCCTCAAGCGACACCACCATCGGCTGGACTTCAGCAGCAGTCGGCGCCGCCAACGGCACACTGTTTCAGGAAGCAGGCACTTGGAATCAAAGCGGCGGCAACTTCTACATCGGCATAGCCTCCAATACCCCGGCGGCCACGGGCACGTTCGACATCAACGGCGGCACGATGCGGCTGGGCGGCAGCGGCCAAAATATACTTCTCGCCTGGGAAAACTCCAGCGGACCGGTCACCGGTTTTCTCAATATCAACGGCGGAAGCGTCAGTTCGACCACCGGCAATTTTCAAGTCGGCAACGGCAGCGCGCTGGCAGTCGGCACGGTCAATTTGAACGGCGGCATTCTCAACACAAACGCGTGGACCACCCCCGGCAATGCCACCTCGACCGTGCTCAATTTCAACGGTGGCACTCTAACCTCCGGCGCAGCGTCGACCAACTTTTTGGGCAACAGCACCGGCTCGGTCAACTTCTACACCGGCGGCGGCACGATCAACACCAACGGCGTTGCAGTGACAATTACTCAACCCCTGGCGACGATCGCGAACAGCGGCATTGCCTCGATCTCCGCCACGACGACGACCGATTCTTTTGTCACCCCCCCCACGGTCACGCTATCCGGCGGCACCGGCTCCGCCTATGCACTTCTCGATCCGACGACAGGCTATATCACCGGCATCGACATCACCAACGCCGGCAATTACCTGACCGCGCCGACAGCCACAATCGCCGGCTATTCCGGCTCGCTCACGGTCAATATGGCCTCCAACAATACCGGGATATTGAACGTCACCGGCGGCGGAACGCTCACGCTCACCGGCGCCAGTCCGAATTTCGCCAGCCCCGTTAGCCTCGCCTCGGGCACTACGCTCGATCTGAACAACGCCACCGCTTTGGGCACCCAATCGGCCGTCACGGATGCCGGCACGATCAATATCGGCGCCAGCCAAACCCTGCAATCCGTGAGCGGCGCCGGCGGTCTGAGCCTCGGCACCTATGCCTTGACCATCGGCAGCGGCGGCGCCGATTCCTCGGCATCCACTTTCTCCGGTGCGATCACCGGCAGCGGAACCACCACGGCCCTGATTCTCAACAAGGGCCCCGGCGGTTCGTTGACGCTCTCCAACTCCTCCAACACCTACACCGGCGGCACGGTCATCAATGGCGGCACGCTACGGGTCACGAATACGAGCGGTTCGGCCACCGGCACCGACGCCGTGACGGTCAATTCCACCGGCACGCTTGCCGGCTCGACCGCCGCTAGCCAAGGCTCCATTTCGGGCGCGGTCACGGTCAACGCCGGCGGAACACTCGCCGGGACCGATGGGGCCACGCTGACGCTCAGCAGCAGCAGCGGCCTTACGTTGGCAGCCCAAAGCAATTCCAGCTTCAACCTGACCGGTTCCAGTACGAATCCGATGGTCAATGTCACCGGCGGCGCATTGACGGTTTTGGGAACCAATATCGTCAATCTGACGGGAACGCCAGCATCCTCGAGCGCAGTCTACGATCTGTATTCCTACACGGGCACGGACCCGAATCCCGGCTATTTCGTGCTCGGCACCGTGCCCGGCAACGCCGGTTATCTGCTCAGCCAGGCCAATGGGCAAATCGATGTGACGCTCTCGCCTGATGTAAGCTGGACCGGCGCCAACAGTACCAACGGCATGACCATATGGGACACCGTCGCGAATCCGAACAATAGTCAAACCGGTGCGATCCAGAATTGGGCTACCACAGTTGGAACGGCCACGGCCACCGCAGCCACCGGAGCCGCCGGCTCCGGCGTCGAATTCGATGATACGAGTGCGCTGGGCAACTCACTCGGCACCTCGCAATCCGTGGTGGTGACGAGCGGTGGAGTCACTCCTGGCACCGTCACGTTCAACAACAGCGTCGTCACGTACAACATCAGCAACACATCGGGCGACACCAGCAACGTTGGCATCGGCGGAGCCGCGTCGATTACCAAGTACGGCAGCGCCCCGGTCAATCTCAATAGCCCCAATAGCTTCACGGGCGGCGTGGCGATCTACGACGGCTCGATCAATCTCGGCGACGCGCCCGTCGCCGCCTCGAACGGACTCAACTATTCCACGGCGCTTGGCAATTCAAATGGCGTGCTCGTCAGCGGATCGACAAGCAGCTTGGTGCTGAATAATTCCACCAGCGGCAGCTCCGCGACTTACGGTGTCACCGCGGCCACTTACAACTCCGGCTCGCAACGCACCATCCCGCTGACGCTCTCCGGCGGCGGCACGCTCCGCGCAAGCGGCAACGCCACCTATGCCGGTGGGGTCTCGCTCGGCGCGGGCGGCGGCGTCGTGGCCACGACCGTCAGCACCGACCAACTCACGTTGAGCGGCGTCGTTTCGGGTTCCTCGCTTAGCTACTCATCGAGCGCGGGCTCGGTTGTTCTCGGTGGCTCGAACACGTATGCCGGTGGAACCACAGTCTCCAACGGCGCCAAGTTGATCGCCACCAACAGTTCGGCCCTCGGCACCGGAACGCTCATCTTCTCCGGCGGCGGCGGGACGCTCCAATTGCAGGGCGCGTCGCAAGTCGTTTCCGGCCTGATCAACACCTACTACCTCGCCGGCAGCAATAACATCCCGATTCCCGCGACCAACCAGTTTACCTCCGCTGCGACGATTCAATCGACGTTTGGCGGGCTCACGCCATCGCCCGGAACGTTCTTGTCGACCAACAACAACGGCGGCACGCCATTGGGGACTTATTTTTACGTCGGCACAAACTATCTCGGCTCCAGCTCGAATACGTTCACGGCCAATACGAATGGCAACAGCCTGAACAACGGCAATAACTACACGCTTATTTCCACCGGGAATGTCTACATTCCGACGACGGGCTACTACACCTTCGCCACCACCAGCGACGACGGCAGCATGCTGTTCATCGATGGCTCGACCGTCGTCTCTAACAACAACTTTCAGGGGAATACGCAGAAAACCGGAACGCTGCAACTAACCGCCGGGCTCCACAACATCGAAATCGCCTACTACGAAGGGGGCGGCGGCTACATGGTCAGTGCCCAGGCCATTTACGATGGTACGACCAATCCTGGCACCGTGTCGCAAATTGGCAACGACGGCGGCTATACCGCCTCGCCGGACGATCTGGCCTTCTCGACCACGCCGAACACTTCTCAAAACCTCCCGACGCTTGAAACGACCCTTGTCTCAACCCCAACATACGCTAACCCCATTGCGGTCAACGCCAATTCGACGCTCGACTTGGGCAACGTCCCAGCCGCCACGTTTGGCTCATTGACAATCGGAACGAACCAGTTGAACGTGCTTGCCAGCGGCACGGTCAGCAACTTTGCCGTGCGCTCGCTCACGGTCGGCGCCACCACATTGGCGGGCAGTCCGACATTCGATGTCAGTGGGCAGTATACGACCCTGACGCTCGGCGCCCTGAACGACAATGGCACCGCGCGCACGATTACCTTCCAAGACACCGGCACGACGATCCTCTCCGCCGCAGCCACGAGCTTGGGGGTAGGCACGACGGTGAACGATTCCGGCAATGTGAGCCTTATCGCCAATTCGGCTCTCGGAACGACCGCGCAAATCAATATGAGCGGCGCCGGAACCTTGGCGATCAATGCCACGACCCAAACTATCAGCTCGCTCAACAGTTCCATTGCAACGCCGACCATAAACCTCGGCACTGGCACGTTAACGATTGGCAGCACCGACAACCTCAGCTCCAGCTACGCCGGCCTTTTGACGGATGCCGGCGCCGCCACGTTGAATCAAGCCGGCGCCAACGCGCTCACCCTTAGTGGCAACGGCACCGGCTTGCAAAGCGGCACCAAGGTCAACGTCAATGGCGGAGGTTTGATCCTCGATAGCAGCACGGCACTGGGAACGTTTGCCCAGGTATATGTGCCGCAAACGCTGACGCCGACCGTCGCCACCCTGACGCTGGGAGCCAATACGCAGTTTAGCGCATTGAATGGTGCGGGCACCGTCAATTTGAATGGCAATACTCTTACCGTAGGCAACACCGACAATCTTTCGTCGGGCTTCTACGGGCCCCTGAACGGCACCACCGGTTCGAGCCTGATCAAGACCGGAACGGGCACGTTCACGGTCGGCGGCGCAAATTCGCAAGGTTCGACGATCGTTAATGCCGGCACACTGGCCGTCGCTGCGTCGCTTGTCGGTAGTTCTCCCTTGGGAGCCGGTAATGTCTCGTTAAGCGGCGCCACGCTCGCCTTGCAAGGACAGGAATCGCTCGTCACCACGGCCGGCTTGCAGATGCAATTCTACAACGACAATGGCAACGGCTGGGTGGCCGCCGACTTCGGCAGCGGCATCTCGACCGATCTTGCCACGACAAATGCGCACTACGCCAACATCCAATCGCAACTCGTCTCCACGGCGATATCGACTGCGGGCGGGGCCACGTATTTGGAGTTCCCTGGCACGGGAACCAACGGGGCAACCCAGTCCACCGGATACGTCGCGGCCACCAATGGCCAGGCCTTCTCACAACAGGGCTTTACGCAAGCCACAAACTACGAATCGCTCATTTCCGGCAATATCACGATCGCCACCGCCGGCACCTACACCTTCACCGAGCAGAACGACGACGATGCAGTCCTGTTCGTGAATGGCGTCGGCACTCCCTTGATTGCAACCCACTTTGGTTCCGCCAGTGCTTCCATCACGCTATCCGCAGGCAGCCATCCGATCGAAATCGGATTCCAACAGGGCGGTGGCAACGCGGGGTTGGCAATCGAATATTCCGGCCCGGACACCGGCAATGTCGCGGAGAATATTCCGGATACGGTCTTGAGCAACGCGTCTCCCGCGTTAAACGCCACGCAAACGTACGCGAATAATGTCACCGTCAGCGGGACGGCCGGGATCAATGTGACCGGCTCGCTCGCCGCTACCATGGGCCTGCTCAACACGTCGGGCACATTGAACGTCAGCAGCAGCGATACCACCGGAAGCGCCTACAGCCTGACTTTCGGCACGACAACGCTCGCCGGTAATCCGACCTTCAACGTCGCCGCGAGCAGCGGCGGCGGCGCCGGCACGCTAGTGCTGGGAGCGCTGAACGACGGCGGCACCGCCCGAGTGATTGACTTCAACGGCCCCGGCTCGGTGACATTGAGCCAACCGTCCACTTTGACGCCAAACACCTCGATCAACGTCTTCGGCGGAACGCTCAATGCCAATGCTCCGGGCGCGGTGGGCGCCAGTTCGGCCCTCAGCGTCGCGAGTGGCGCGACGTTTGCCTTGGGCACCTCGTCAAGCCAGACCATCGCCACATTATCCGGCAACGGCAATGTCTCTTTGGGCGCCAACACGCTCACCGTCGGCGCCGGCGCAAACGACAATACGTCGTCCACGTTTGGCGGCGTTGTCAGCGGCGCAGGTGGCGGGCTCACCCTAAACAAGGGACAAACCGGCAGCCTCATCTTGCAGAATTCCAATACCTACACCGGCGCCACCACGATCAGCGGCGGCACCTTGCGGCTCCAAAGCGGCGCGATTCTTCCAACGCTGCCGTCGATCGCCGGACTTTCGATCCATCTCGACGCTGCAACGCTCAGCAACCTTACCTTGTCGGGCGGCAATAGTGGATCCGTCTCGAGCTGGACCGATACGAGCGGCGGTGGTGTGAACTTCACGCAATCGACGACCGCGGACCAGCCGACCTACGTCGCTAGCGGCATCAACGGCCTGGGATCCGTGAGCTTCAATGGCACCACCGACTTGCTCACGGCCAGCAAGTCCACGGGTGTCCAGACCGTGTTCATCGTCAATCAAGTCAACGGCTACACCGCGCTTAACGGCATCTTCGGCGAAAGCGCTACGGACCTGAGCATCCGGCTCGCGAGCGCGACTGCTTGGGCGAACGGCAGCGGCAGTAATAGCAACGATTTCACCAGCGGCGGCTCGATGTACATCAACGGCGACCCCGCCGGCACCGGAAATGGAACCTTCACCGCGAACCAGCCGATGATCCTCGAAGGCGTCAGCTCCGGGGTCGACAATTGGATCGCGGCATTAGGCGATTCCTACACGGGACGCAATTTCGACGGCACGGTCGGCGAAGTGCTCGTCTACAACGGCACCCTTACAACCGCGCAGCAGCAAGCGGTGGATTTGTATCTCGACGAGAAGTGGTTCAGCGGGCTAACGTATTCTTCGAGCAATATCCTTCCGGCCACCACAGCCATGAATCTGACCGGCAGCACGGCAACGCTCGATTTGGGGAATACGAATCAAACAGTCGCCTCGCTGACCGGCGTGTCGGGTAGCACTGTCAATCTCGAATCGCAAACACTCACCGTCGGCGACAGCACGAACACCGTCTTCTCCGGCGTCCTATTGGGCGCCAGCGGCAGCCTCGTGAAAAATGGCTCCGGCATGCTCACCCTTGGCGGCACGAACACATACGGCGGCACCACCACCGTCAACAATGGAACGCTTCGCATTACGGGCTCGTTGGGCGCCACGGCCGTCACGGTCGGCGACGGCGTCGTCGGCCACTCGGCGGTTCTGTCGGGGCCAACCCTCGACTCGGGCATCACCACCGCCACGATCAACGGCCCGGTCACCCTCATGAGCCCTCCCAATGGCGGCGCCGCCCCCGCGATTGCCGCAGCCAGCGGTTCATCACTCACGCTCCCGGGCGGTTTGACGTTGAACAATCTTTCGGTCTCCGATTTCACGCTCGACGCGGCAGGCGACAATAACTCCATCGCCCTGATCAATATCACCGGCGGAAGTGGCCTGACCGTCAGCGGCACCAACGTCGTCGATATCCTCGGCTCCTCGATCGCGGCCGGCATCTACGATCTGTATTCGGTTTCAAGCGGAGCGATTTCCGCCAGCAGCTTCAGCCTGGGCACCTCGGGCACCAGCCCGTTCAGCTACACGCTGCAAACCGCCGCGAACAACACTCAGCTCGACCTGATCGTCGTCGGCGCATTGACCTGGACCGGCACTGGTGGCAACAACAACTGGGATACGACGACCCAAAACTGGGCCACGGTCGGCGCGTCTCCACTTGCGTCAGCGTACACGGATCCCGCTCAGGTCACATTCGGCAACACCGGTTCGACGCAATCGCTTGTGCCGAACTCCGGCAGCCCCAATTACTTGGCCACCGTCAATTTGACGACCGCCGTCTCGCCCAGTTCCGTCACGTTTACGAACACGGGCGCGGCCAACGGCGGCGTCGACTACCTGATCACCGGCAGCGGCTCGATCAACGGCAACACGACCGGCATTACGCTCGCTGGCAACGGAACCGTCGGCGGCAACGTGTTCCTCAACACGGCCAACACGTTCGGCGGCGCCGTCGCCGTCAATGCCGGTCAGCTAGTGCTCGAAAACAGCCAGGCCCTCGGCAACACATCGGGCGTCGCGGTTGCCTCCGGCGCGGCGTTGGGCCTGCAAAGCGGCAGCGGCACTACACTCACCTACGGTTTGACCGCCACCAACGGCGCTCCAATTTCGACCACGATTGCCGGCACCGGCCCGAGCGGCAACGGCGCCTTGGTGAGCGTCAACGGCATCAACACCTACTCCGGCGCGATCACGGTCGCGAGCGGCGGCGCCACGATCGGCTCGCTTTCGACTTCCAGCGGCGATGGGCTCACGCTCTACGGCGGCATCGCCACCAACGGCAATGCTCTCACGCTTACCGGCGCCGGCAACATCACGGTTAGCAACACTCCGATCAGCGACAACCTTGGCACCGGCACCGTCACCTACAGCGGCACCGGATTGCTGAACCTAAACGTGGCCAATTCCTACGGCGGCGGCACCACGGTCAACTCCGGCACCGTGCGCACCAGCGCCACGTCGGCAACCGGCACCGGCCCGGTGTCCGTCAACGGCGGCACATTCGGCGGCTCCGGCACGGTAAGCGGCTTGGTCACCGTCGCCAGCGGCGGCACGATTGCACCCAGCATTGGCCAGTCGCCTGGAATCCATGCGGTCTTCAACGGCGGACTCACCCTCCAATCGGGCTCGGCGCTCACTTTCAATCTCAGCAGCACGGCCGACGCCTCCGGCAGTAATGCTCCGATGGGTGCGAACCAATATAACGATAGCATCACCACCACCAACTTGACCTTGGGCAACAGCGGCACGGTGGTCATCAATGACTACAACGGCTCTCTGGAGCCGGGCACCTACGAACTGATCAGCTACAATAGTAGCTCCGGCACGAGTCTCCCTTCGACGAACTGGACTACCAACAGCGTCCCTGGCTACACCCTTCAGCTCAGCACGCAGACCTACTCTGACCAACTCGACCTGATCGTCACGACCACGGTCAACAACGGCTCTTCATACTGGATCGCGAACAACGGCGGTCCGAACAACTTCGGCAATCCGAGCAACTGGAAGTCGGGCACCCTTCCCGATGGACCGACCGACACCGCAACCTTCGTCGACAGCAGCGTTAGCACGCTGTCGCAACAGGTCACCATTGACAACACCAATACGATAGACAACACCTACACCGTCGGTACACTCAACTTTACCTCAGGCACCAACTTCACGTTGATCTCCGGCGGCAGCGGCTCGGGCTACAGCCTGACGCTCGACAACGGTGGCGCTGGTGCGCAGGTCAACCTCGCCAGCAGTAGCCAGGCCCCCACGAGTGTCACGCTGGAAACGTCGCTCATTCTCGCCGATTCCTCGGGCAATACCACCTTCAATGTCAATGGTTCGACCAGCTACTTGTTCGTGTCGTCCTACACTGGCACAGGCCCCGCTATCTCCGGCACAGGATCGATTACGTTGAACGGCGGCGGTACGATGGAACTCGCCTCGCCCAACACCTACACCGGAAGCACGACGGTTGAAGGCGGCAGCAAATTGCTGGTCGACGACGGCTCGTCCCTCGGCGGCGGCGGGTTGACGATCACCGGATCCGGCTCGAGCGCGACATTCTCCGCCACCTCGGCCAACAACGTTACGGTCAGCGGCCTGGAACTCGACAACGGCGGCACGCTGAACATGAGCAGCGGCGACGGCAGCGGCAAATTGACCGTCAACGGCCAG
Proteins encoded in this window:
- a CDS encoding PA14 domain-containing protein, whose product is MHTRFFIRLISIIRSSASFRRLRLLLLSAPLALAAFAAQAQTYYWDPSGGNPTGSDGGGSWDFGPDMPWYYSGADVAWPSSGTDSVTADIGVGTNTSLDTITLGAAISVGSINFDAGSGGYLLSGTNTLTLNSGIGMSSGGAVTISAPISLGAANTWNNSSSSFFTASGTLSLGANNLSLTGSGTTMIGGMVSGTGGISVSGGGTLNLTSLANNNTFSGGTTITNGTVRTGALGLGTGGLALQSSGNLIVNGGNTGLLGLYYANQFTNTNAPLPNYANLSLLAASIATVTPMTTALTPTLNFDLAGEGLGFASPFNQKAQVDWESYYTGMINIPTTGTYTFSTDSDDGSMLFIDGTTVVSNNNFQGETTQKGSITLTAGEHNIVIGYYEGGGGYGLQVKMIAGTGTPTADLDTTNDQISPDLMVANLSGSGSVQLTDGGLIFGSDNSSQTFSGAITGPGGLLKFGTGTETFTGANTFLGPTTIGAGQILLGNPLALQNSMVGVAATNGLAFQAGIGSFTLGGLTGGSNFSLLDSGGTAVALTVSSTTDGLYTGVMSGALASVTVGGTGTQIFGGANTYTGATTINSGATLQLGSAANGSVGGNIVDNGILIFAPTTAQSTATVISGTGTVRMTGNQIETLSGPNSYIGLTVTGGFVSFASDGATGGSTSPLGTVPSSFTAGNIVLNDGGLQETADGVTLNANRGILVGPATSSNGYGQIDVPTTNNTFTVPGVIANNGTGLDGLVKSNAGNLILTGANTYTGTTIVANSGNGTDSGNELTLDNPSGNAIVGPLLIGNVASIGVVSGFTTGGNSGYAFVQTQAPNQFGPNTTVAFNDSSGNYGFLKLMGNSQIVAGISDTDGAGVIENTEAETSAAAATLTVNLGSANEVFNGYFRTTSGGGSGVGALGLTLNGTGSLTFTGANITYTGATMINGGSLQIGDGTAASSFASSSVDLAATGTALNFDTAGGASITYANAISGLGSLSQLGTGTVILSGANSYSGGTTVSAGFVQFNDDADAPTGTANIAVGPAGTLVAGFAINQTFLNYLTPTSSGVLALGASSANALNFATAGSPATSLGATGAYTYSGSLTPGSGNVYNFGGGGGALTVSSVLSGATSVSDNQPSGTVALTGANSYTGGTFVSNGGTVLVASDSATNGAGSTAPLGQVPASAANNIFLNGGTLEGNGNFTLNANRGIVLGSATAGSGGTIAVAAGDTVYYNGVIANNGGSNVLTFAGPGTLVLGAQSTYSGGTNVSGGNLAFAVPDNELPSAASIYIGAGAVVSDLNAIDQSFISTVAMNSVGAVALGASSSNPLDFSSTGANLANVSLGSTGAFTYSGTLTPGNNIYSFGGGGGTLTVSSLLTDNNSSNGTDRVLVGQPGTVVLSNTNNSYSGGTTVSAGAALQVTSDGASSGASGELGIVPSAAANNIFLNGGTLDANATFTLNSLRGVALGSSTAGSGGTIAINGGDTLSYGGIIANNGGTNSLTVSGPGTFQITGTGSTYTGGTTINSGGTVRLGDGLANLGALPGAIANNGSLIVANYAAQTISNPIGGTGSVTLAGPGVATLLVSSTSNTGSLYTGQTIVNANITASAGAAIGTGSLNLAAGSTLNVNTVNTGLSSMYWSGNGNNYQSSIFGEQLGASAMGKPAIAPLTSTLDFDSGSTSNTGTSFPAPFTTVDGAEADNFNGYYSGIINVATAGSYTFKPLSDDQSTVFIDGVEIATNAYNTTNSGSITLAAGPHQIVVGYQQGGGGDGLNVQMSLPGSPTTFADINTSNSSAYTISPDLVVGSLQGSGNLALTTGGLITGLDGTSQTFSGVISGIGGLTKFGAGTQIINSTSTYTGTTSVAAGTLQFNGPIASTMIYNNGTLIFNNSTPFTYTGTINQFESLTSGSPVYSIDTVGSLNVNGTVAFANASANPISTSNVRLATNATGVVYISPTTTGTITASSDTTIGWTSAAVGAANGTLFQEAGTWNQSGGNFYIGIASNTPAATGTFDINGGTMRLGGSGQNILLAWENSSGPVTGFLNINGGSVSSTTGNFQVGNGSALAVGTVNLNGGILNTNAWTTPGNATSTVLNFNGGTLTSGAASTNFLGNSTGSVNFYTGGGTINTNGVAVTITQPLATIANSGIASISATTTTDSFVTPPTVTLSGGTGSAYALLDPTTGYITGIDITNAGNYLTAPTATIAGYSGSLTVNMASNNTGILNVTGGGTLTLTGASPNFASPVSLASGTTLDLNNATALGTQSAVTDAGTINIGASQTLQSVSGAGGLSLGTYALTIGSGGADSSASTFSGAITGSGTTTALILNKGPGGSLTLSNSSNTYTGGTVINGGTLRVTNTSGSATGTDAVTVNSTGTLAGSTAASQGSISGAVTVNAGGTLAGTDGATLTLSSSSGLTLAAQSNSSFNLTGSSTNPMVNVTGGALTVLGTNIVNLTGTPASSSAVYDLYSYTGTDPNPGYFVLGTVPGNAGYLLSQANGQIDVTLSPDVSWTGANSTNGMTIWDTVANPNNSQTGAIQNWATTVGTATATAATGAAGSGVEFDDTSALGNSLGTSQSVVVTSGGVTPGTVTFNNSVVTYNISNTSGDTSNVGIGGAASITKYGSAPVNLNSPNSFTGGVAIYDGSINLGDAPVAASNGLNYSTALGNSNGVLVSGSTSSLVLNNSTSGSSATYGVTAATYNSGSQRTIPLTLSGGGTLRASGNATYAGGVSLGAGGGVVATTVSTDQLTLSGVVSGSSLSYSSSAGSVVLGGSNTYAGGTTVSNGAKLIATNSSALGTGTLIFSGGGGTLQLQGASQVVSGLINTYYLAGSNNIPIPATNQFTSAATIQSTFGGLTPSPGTFLSTNNNGGTPLGTYFYVGTNYLGSSSNTFTANTNGNSLNNGNNYTLISTGNVYIPTTGYYTFATTSDDGSMLFIDGSTVVSNNNFQGNTQKTGTLQLTAGLHNIEIAYYEGGGGYMVSAQAIYDGTTNPGTVSQIGNDGGYTASPDDLAFSTTPNTSQNLPTLETTLVSTPTYANPIAVNANSTLDLGNVPAATFGSLTIGTNQLNVLASGTVSNFAVRSLTVGATTLAGSPTFDVSGQYTTLTLGALNDNGTARTITFQDTGTTILSAAATSLGVGTTVNDSGNVSLIANSALGTTAQINMSGAGTLAINATTQTISSLNSSIATPTINLGTGTLTIGSTDNLSSSYAGLLTDAGAATLNQAGANALTLSGNGTGLQSGTKVNVNGGGLILDSSTALGTFAQVYVPQTLTPTVATLTLGANTQFSALNGAGTVNLNGNTLTVGNTDNLSSGFYGPLNGTTGSSLIKTGTGTFTVGGANSQGSTIVNAGTLAVAASLVGSSPLGAGNVSLSGATLALQGQESLVTTAGLQMQFYNDNGNGWVAADFGSGISTDLATTNAHYANIQSQLVSTAISTAGGATYLEFPGTGTNGATQSTGYVAATNGQAFSQQGFTQATNYESLISGNITIATAGTYTFTEQNDDDAVLFVNGVGTPLIATHFGSASASITLSAGSHPIEIGFQQGGGNAGLAIEYSGPDTGNVAENIPDTVLSNASPALNATQTYANNVTVSGTAGINVTGSLAATMGLLNTSGTLNVSSSDTTGSAYSLTFGTTTLAGNPTFNVAASSGGGAGTLVLGALNDGGTARVIDFNGPGSVTLSQPSTLTPNTSINVFGGTLNANAPGAVGASSALSVASGATFALGTSSSQTIATLSGNGNVSLGANTLTVGAGANDNTSSTFGGVVSGAGGGLTLNKGQTGSLILQNSNTYTGATTISGGTLRLQSGAILPTLPSIAGLSIHLDAATLSNLTLSGGNSGSVSSWTDTSGGGVNFTQSTTADQPTYVASGINGLGSVSFNGTTDLLTASKSTGVQTVFIVNQVNGYTALNGIFGESATDLSIRLASATAWANGSGSNSNDFTSGGSMYINGDPAGTGNGTFTANQPMILEGVSSGVDNWIAALGDSYTGRNFDGTVGEVLVYNGTLTTAQQQAVDLYLDEKWFSGLTYSSSNILPATTAMNLTGSTATLDLGNTNQTVASLTGVSGSTVNLESQTLTVGDSTNTVFSGVLLGASGSLVKNGSGMLTLGGTNTYGGTTTVNNGTLRITGSLGATAVTVGDGVVGHSAVLSGPTLDSGITTATINGPVTLMSPPNGGAAPAIAAASGSSLTLPGGLTLNNLSVSDFTLDAAGDNNSIALINITGGSGLTVSGTNVVDILGSSIAAGIYDLYSVSSGAISASSFSLGTSGTSPFSYTLQTAANNTQLDLIVVGALTWTGTGGNNNWDTTTQNWATVGASPLASAYTDPAQVTFGNTGSTQSLVPNSGSPNYLATVNLTTAVSPSSVTFTNTGAANGGVDYLITGSGSINGNTTGITLAGNGTVGGNVFLNTANTFGGAVAVNAGQLVLENSQALGNTSGVAVASGAALGLQSGSGTTLTYGLTATNGAPISTTIAGTGPSGNGALVSVNGINTYSGAITVASGGATIGSLSTSSGDGLTLYGGIATNGNALTLTGAGNITVSNTPISDNLGTGTVTYSGTGLLNLNVANSYGGGTTVNSGTVRTSATSATGTGPVSVNGGTFGGSGTVSGLVTVASGGTIAPSIGQSPGIHAVFNGGLTLQSGSALTFNLSSTADASGSNAPMGANQYNDSITTTNLTLGNSGTVVINDYNGSLEPGTYELISYNSSSGTSLPSTNWTTNSVPGYTLQLSTQTYSDQLDLIVTTTVNNGSSYWIANNGGPNNFGNPSNWKSGTLPDGPTDTATFVDSSVSTLSQQVTIDNTNTIDNTYTVGTLNFTSGTNFTLISGGSGSGYSLTLDNGGAGAQVNLASSSQAPTSVTLETSLILADSSGNTTFNVNGSTSYLFVSSYTGTGPAISGTGSITLNGGGTMELASPNTYTGSTTVEGGSKLLVDDGSSLGGGGLTITGSGSSATFSATSANNVTVSGLELDNGGTLNMSSGDGSGKLTVNGQSTLNGGSINVNAGTLAISGQPVFNSGSINVNAGTLAFTNS